Proteins from one Rosa chinensis cultivar Old Blush chromosome 7, RchiOBHm-V2, whole genome shotgun sequence genomic window:
- the LOC112176486 gene encoding elicitor-responsive protein 3 isoform X2, whose product MAPRGVLDVSVIGGRNLKNPDKVGHGTDPEWNEQLLFTIADSVEDVRLRVHDGDYVTDEEVGHSSIPLNTLLESGYEAQIEAHPYDVSRGGDTYGEIIVALHFHPEPGHDKDQD is encoded by the exons ATGGCGCCTCGAGGGGTCCTTGACGTTTCAGTTATTGGTGGAAGAAATCTCAAAAATCCGGATAAAGTGG GTCATGGGACAGATCCAGAGTGGAATGAGCAACTTCTTTTCACCATAGCTGATTCAGTTGAAGATGTCAGGCTTCGGGTCCATGACGGGGATTACGTTACTGATGAAGAAGTTGGACATTCCTC TATTCCATTAAACACCCTACTTGAGTCGGGGTACGAAGCGCAAATCGAGGCCCATCCATATGATGTATCCAGGGGAGGTGACACCTATGGAGAAATTATCGTTGCCCTCCATTTTCATCCAGAG CCCGGCCATGATAAAGATCAAGATTAG
- the LOC112176486 gene encoding elicitor-responsive protein 3 isoform X1, with protein sequence MAPRGVLDVSVIGGRNLKNPDKVGKVMVIVNYKDQEHRTQPVVCHGTDPEWNEQLLFTIADSVEDVRLRVHDGDYVTDEEVGHSSIPLNTLLESGYEAQIEAHPYDVSRGGDTYGEIIVALHFHPEPGHDKDQD encoded by the exons ATGGCGCCTCGAGGGGTCCTTGACGTTTCAGTTATTGGTGGAAGAAATCTCAAAAATCCGGATAAAGTGG GTAAAGTAATGGTCATCGTCAACTATAAAGATCAGGAGCATAGGACCCAACCCGTAGTAT GTCATGGGACAGATCCAGAGTGGAATGAGCAACTTCTTTTCACCATAGCTGATTCAGTTGAAGATGTCAGGCTTCGGGTCCATGACGGGGATTACGTTACTGATGAAGAAGTTGGACATTCCTC TATTCCATTAAACACCCTACTTGAGTCGGGGTACGAAGCGCAAATCGAGGCCCATCCATATGATGTATCCAGGGGAGGTGACACCTATGGAGAAATTATCGTTGCCCTCCATTTTCATCCAGAG CCCGGCCATGATAAAGATCAAGATTAG